The Methanobacteriales archaeon HGW-Methanobacteriales-1 genome window below encodes:
- a CDS encoding lysine--tRNA ligase produces MKHWIERIADELKEWDVEEHVVASGTSISGSIHIGNSCDVFIANAVGKALKKEGASSKTIWIADDHDPLRKVPFPLPESYEKYLGVPYSQIPCPEGCCDSFVEHFQKPFLDTLDDFGIELETYSGAQMYKDGLYLDYIRTSLEKAPEIREIFNKYRENPLADDWLPYNPICTECGRVNTTFAYDFEGDEVTYRCECGFDGTMDIKSGEGKLTWRVEWAARWKIFGITCEPFGKDHAASGGSYDVSSVISQDIFDYKAPYPVPYEWITLKGEAMSKSHGVFFTPGQWLEIGPAESLNYFLFRNKPMKHKDFNPEMPFLDFVEQFDRVEQIYFCKEEAASEKEEGKLKKIYQMSQIQDTEKMPFRPSYRFLTVAYQIAGDDLEKIYHILQRNSQLPEEMENNSFEDLSDDLKDILQKRIIHVKNWLDTYAPGFVKFQVQEKMPPANLSPEQTAFLKDMAALLEEKDLNPEELHDEMYNILREHDLKPQKAFQAIYRVVIGKKMGPRAASFILSLDKDFVIKRLRLEE; encoded by the coding sequence TTGAAACATTGGATAGAAAGGATAGCAGACGAATTAAAAGAGTGGGATGTAGAAGAACATGTAGTGGCCAGCGGAACATCCATCTCTGGATCAATACATATTGGAAACTCTTGTGACGTATTTATAGCAAATGCTGTGGGCAAGGCACTGAAAAAAGAAGGAGCATCCTCCAAGACTATCTGGATAGCTGATGATCATGATCCCCTGCGTAAGGTTCCTTTTCCTCTTCCAGAAAGCTATGAAAAATACCTGGGAGTTCCTTATTCCCAGATACCTTGTCCTGAAGGCTGTTGTGACAGTTTTGTAGAGCATTTCCAGAAACCATTTCTGGACACATTGGATGACTTTGGCATAGAACTGGAAACCTATTCTGGAGCCCAGATGTACAAGGACGGATTATACCTGGATTACATACGCACTTCCCTGGAAAAGGCCCCTGAAATTCGGGAAATATTCAATAAATACCGTGAAAATCCCCTGGCTGATGACTGGTTGCCTTACAATCCTATCTGTACTGAATGTGGCCGGGTGAATACGACATTCGCCTATGACTTTGAGGGCGATGAGGTTACTTACCGGTGCGAGTGTGGCTTTGATGGTACTATGGACATTAAATCAGGAGAAGGGAAACTCACCTGGAGAGTGGAATGGGCTGCCCGATGGAAAATATTTGGAATAACTTGCGAACCATTTGGAAAGGACCACGCTGCCAGTGGCGGATCCTATGATGTGAGTAGTGTAATTTCTCAGGACATTTTTGATTACAAGGCGCCTTATCCCGTTCCTTACGAGTGGATCACACTTAAAGGAGAGGCCATGAGTAAATCCCACGGAGTATTCTTCACTCCAGGACAGTGGTTGGAAATTGGGCCTGCTGAGAGTCTAAATTATTTCTTATTTAGAAATAAACCAATGAAACACAAGGATTTCAATCCAGAAATGCCATTTTTGGATTTTGTAGAGCAATTTGACCGTGTGGAGCAAATATACTTCTGCAAAGAAGAAGCAGCCTCTGAAAAGGAAGAAGGGAAACTTAAAAAAATCTACCAAATGTCTCAAATCCAGGACACAGAGAAAATGCCATTCAGGCCATCCTATCGTTTCTTAACCGTGGCCTATCAGATTGCTGGTGATGATCTGGAAAAAATCTACCACATATTACAGAGAAACTCCCAGCTACCTGAAGAAATGGAAAATAATTCATTTGAAGATTTATCTGATGATTTAAAAGATATTTTGCAAAAAAGAATAATTCATGTTAAAAACTGGCTGGATACCTATGCTCCGGGCTTTGTCAAGTTCCAGGTGCAGGAAAAGATGCCTCCTGCCAATTTATCTCCGGAACAAACAGCATTTTTAAAGGATATGGCCGCTTTATTGGAAGAGAAGGACCTCAATCCAGAGGAACTGCACGATGAGATGTATAATATCCTCAGAGAACACGATTTAAAACCACAAAAAGCCTTCCAGGCCATTTATCGAGTGGTTAT